One window of the bacterium genome contains the following:
- the greA gene encoding transcription elongation factor GreA, whose translation MSDKTEYLTQEKYKELQAELLNLKTERRREVAEQLEYAKSLGDLAENAEYHEARTEQANVEDRINRLEAMMKAAVIVSKDTHDVVEIGSTVTLDRGGKQVTYTIVGSEEANVESGKLSIRSPIGEAMIGKRKGDFFECKTPGGKAKCKILEVK comes from the coding sequence ATGTCCGACAAAACAGAATACCTTACGCAAGAAAAATATAAAGAGTTGCAAGCCGAGCTTTTAAATTTGAAAACCGAACGCAGAAGAGAGGTCGCCGAACAGTTGGAGTACGCGAAATCATTGGGGGACTTGGCTGAAAATGCCGAGTATCACGAAGCCAGAACCGAGCAGGCAAATGTTGAAGACAGGATAAACCGCCTTGAAGCTATGATGAAGGCGGCGGTTATCGTAAGCAAAGACACTCATGACGTCGTTGAAATCGGTTCAACGGTGACTTTGGATCGGGGTGGCAAACAGGTTACGTACACCATTGTCGGTTCCGAAGAGGCCAATGTTGAAAGCGGTAAATTGTCTATACGCTCTCCGATAGGCGAGGCCATGATTGGCAAAAGAAAAGGAGATTTTTTTGAGTGTAAAACCCCGGGAGGCAAGGCCAAGTGTAAAATATTGGAAGTAAAGTAA
- a CDS encoding penicillin-binding transpeptidase domain-containing protein, whose translation MIFFRRKNKISGKTEIFPDEIFLDSSNIPKFDKHQFEGRIEKPISKKVIAISGVVFVAVAVIFLGKIWMLQVGQGRAYALRAEENRLRHTIVFSERGVIFDRKGTVVAYNEPPLPGNEFSYRKYTDLPGLAHVLGYVKYPSKDSAGFYYKEDFDGVAGVEKMFDDALSGTNGLRIIETNALGAVASESVISSAKDGENIHLSIDAGLQTALHSYMRDLTRDGGYAGGAAVVLNVKTGEILAMTNVPEFDSTVLADGKDAEKIKSFVEDPNMPFLNRVAQGLYTPGSIVKPFVALAALSEGVIDPRKNILSTGSISIANPYDKTQVSVFKDWKAHGYVDMREALAVSSNVYFYAISGGYEDQKGVGIDKISEYVRKFGFGEPVEKNHWLFGKEGVVPTPEWKKSVFGGDEWRLGDTYNTSIGQYGFQATPLQIARAIAAIANEGTLVYPTFTKNTYETQDAIGKKIEIKSDYFDIVKEGMRDAVVADYGTARSLNFPFVSVAAKTGTAEVGTTKKSVHSWVAGFFPYEEPQYSFVVVMERGPSENILPASRVMRGMFEWMGIYRQEYLK comes from the coding sequence ATGATTTTTTTTAGACGAAAAAATAAAATTTCAGGCAAAACAGAAATATTTCCTGACGAAATATTTTTGGACTCCAGCAACATTCCAAAATTTGACAAACATCAGTTTGAAGGAAGGATAGAAAAGCCGATTTCTAAAAAAGTCATCGCCATTTCCGGCGTGGTTTTTGTGGCGGTGGCTGTCATATTTTTAGGTAAAATCTGGATGCTTCAGGTGGGACAGGGACGCGCCTATGCTTTGCGGGCGGAAGAAAACCGCCTCCGCCACACGATAGTTTTTAGCGAGAGGGGAGTGATTTTTGACAGAAAAGGGACAGTCGTGGCTTACAACGAGCCGCCGCTTCCCGGAAACGAATTTTCATATAGAAAATATACTGACTTGCCGGGGTTGGCGCATGTTTTGGGGTATGTGAAATATCCGTCCAAAGACAGCGCCGGTTTTTACTACAAAGAGGATTTTGATGGGGTGGCCGGGGTGGAAAAAATGTTTGACGATGCTCTGTCGGGGACTAACGGATTGAGGATTATAGAGACAAATGCTTTAGGCGCCGTGGCTTCCGAAAGTGTAATTTCCTCCGCCAAAGACGGTGAAAATATTCATCTGTCTATTGACGCGGGACTTCAAACCGCTTTGCATTCATACATGCGCGACTTGACCAGAGACGGAGGATATGCGGGAGGAGCGGCTGTTGTTTTGAACGTGAAAACTGGTGAAATACTGGCCATGACGAACGTGCCTGAATTTGACTCCACGGTTCTTGCCGACGGAAAGGATGCCGAAAAAATAAAATCATTCGTGGAGGACCCCAACATGCCTTTTTTGAATCGGGTGGCGCAGGGCCTTTATACTCCGGGTTCCATAGTAAAACCGTTTGTTGCTTTAGCCGCCTTGTCCGAAGGCGTAATTGATCCGCGCAAAAATATCTTGAGCACCGGTTCCATATCCATAGCTAACCCCTATGACAAAACTCAGGTGAGTGTTTTTAAGGATTGGAAAGCCCATGGCTACGTGGACATGAGGGAAGCGTTAGCTGTGTCGTCAAACGTTTATTTTTACGCCATAAGCGGAGGATACGAAGACCAAAAAGGAGTAGGTATTGATAAAATTTCCGAATACGTCAGAAAGTTCGGTTTTGGTGAACCTGTGGAAAAAAATCACTGGCTTTTTGGTAAAGAGGGGGTTGTGCCGACTCCGGAGTGGAAAAAGTCCGTTTTTGGAGGCGACGAGTGGCGTTTGGGGGATACTTACAACACTTCTATCGGCCAGTACGGTTTTCAGGCGACACCACTGCAAATAGCGAGGGCTATCGCGGCTATTGCAAACGAAGGCACGCTGGTTTATCCGACTTTCACTAAAAATACTTACGAAACCCAAGACGCGATCGGAAAAAAAATAGAAATCAAAAGCGACTATTTTGACATAGTTAAGGAGGGGATGAGAGATGCCGTGGTGGCCGACTATGGTACTGCCCGTTCTTTGAATTTTCCGTTTGTATCGGTGGCCGCCAAAACAGGAACGGCCGAAGTCGGCACTACAAAGAAGAGTGTGCATTCTTGGGTGGCGGGTTTTTTCCCTTACGAGGAACCTCAATACTCTTTTGTTGTCGTTATGGAAAGAGGCCCCAGCGAAAACATATTACCGGCAAGTCGCGTTATGCGCGGAATGTTTGAGTGGATGGGAATATATAGGCAAGAGTACCTAAAATAA
- the mreC gene encoding rod shape-determining protein MreC — translation MNYLLKTNKNTRRRFFPILVVLLFLTVVFTLNFLAPRFLGGRFHFVAFPFWKAGQTVSGWFVNSSVLFKEKSELLKELENLREKESDKENLLLLLEVYRKENEELRGISEVRVDEKVILASVLSAPPISPYDTLILGAGLKSGVSEGMIVTMNRAVIGRVVSANDHTSTALLFSAPDERTEVVVGESKIQAAAVGVGGGNMTITLPKGVKIAEGDVVMLSGNFSPRLVGVVEALSSSDADSFQTALLRVPVNFAEARFVEITDMLP, via the coding sequence ATGAACTACCTCCTAAAAACTAACAAAAACACGAGGCGAAGGTTTTTTCCTATTTTAGTCGTTTTGTTATTTCTGACAGTTGTATTTACTCTCAATTTTCTGGCGCCTCGTTTTTTGGGAGGACGTTTTCACTTTGTGGCCTTTCCGTTTTGGAAAGCCGGGCAAACGGTCAGCGGGTGGTTTGTGAACAGTTCGGTCTTGTTTAAGGAAAAATCGGAACTGCTGAAAGAGTTGGAAAATCTGCGAGAAAAAGAGTCAGACAAGGAAAACCTGCTTCTGCTTTTGGAGGTATACAGAAAAGAAAATGAAGAATTGAGAGGTATTTCTGAAGTTAGAGTTGATGAAAAAGTCATTTTAGCTTCTGTTCTTTCCGCTCCGCCCATATCTCCTTACGACACTTTGATTTTGGGCGCCGGCTTAAAAAGCGGTGTTTCAGAAGGAATGATTGTCACTATGAACCGTGCCGTCATCGGTAGAGTGGTTTCGGCGAATGACCATACTTCTACCGCTTTGCTTTTTTCCGCGCCGGACGAAAGAACCGAAGTAGTGGTGGGAGAAAGTAAAATACAAGCGGCGGCGGTGGGTGTAGGTGGCGGAAACATGACCATAACTTTGCCTAAGGGCGTGAAAATTGCCGAAGGCGACGTCGTCATGCTTTCCGGTAATTTTTCCCCTCGGCTTGTGGGAGTGGTGGAGGCGCTGTCTTCAAGCGATGCGGACTCTTTTCAAACGGCGCTTTTGAGGGTCCCTGTCAACTTTGCCGAAGCAAGGTTTGTTGAAATAACCGATATGTTGCCTTGA
- the lysS gene encoding lysine--tRNA ligase, with translation MSLEEIRSIRLLKLEKLKQAGVNPYPVSACPDVTLEEAVDNFAKLAKKKRVTLAGRIIAKRGQGAILFVDIFDGTGKFQAVFKKDEMEESVFGLFEETTDNGDFIEVSGSFFTTKRKEKSLLAKDWKMLCKTLRPLPEKWHGLTDTEERFRKRYLDILMNEEVRKRFVLRSRIVSELRKVLDKENFLEVETSMLQPLAGGANAEPFKTRHNALDMDLYLRIAPEIDLKKLLIGGYRKVYEIGRSFRNEGIDVTHNPEFTTVEWYEAYSDAKRQREFLEKVLKTVVKGVVGKNKIEFDAKEIDFSGKFAVVSYFELLQRYALIPEPAKASMDDLKLKATQLGIKPEKGDTVEKLMDSIYKKTARPKLVQPTFVVDYPANYIPLAKKKEGSDTLVDAFQLVIGGFEVTKAFSELNDPVDQRERFALQEKNKKEGDAEAQEADEAFLEALEYGMPPAGGVGLSIDRMAMLLGNVKNIREVVFFPTMRPKT, from the coding sequence ATGTCGTTAGAAGAAATACGTTCAATCCGGCTTCTAAAATTAGAAAAGCTTAAACAGGCGGGAGTTAACCCCTATCCTGTTTCGGCTTGTCCGGACGTGACGCTTGAAGAAGCGGTGGACAATTTCGCAAAACTCGCAAAAAAGAAGAGAGTGACATTGGCTGGCCGTATTATCGCAAAACGTGGACAAGGGGCCATACTTTTTGTTGATATTTTTGATGGCACGGGTAAATTCCAGGCGGTTTTCAAGAAAGACGAAATGGAAGAATCGGTCTTCGGACTTTTTGAAGAAACCACTGATAATGGCGATTTTATTGAGGTCTCAGGTTCGTTTTTTACGACAAAAAGAAAAGAAAAGTCGCTTTTGGCAAAGGATTGGAAAATGCTTTGCAAGACGCTAAGGCCCCTTCCCGAGAAATGGCACGGACTGACTGATACCGAAGAACGTTTCCGCAAAAGGTACTTGGACATTTTGATGAATGAGGAGGTCAGAAAACGTTTTGTTTTGCGTTCTCGCATCGTTTCAGAACTTAGGAAAGTTTTGGACAAAGAGAACTTTCTGGAAGTTGAGACATCCATGCTTCAGCCACTTGCCGGAGGCGCGAATGCCGAGCCATTTAAGACGAGGCATAACGCTTTAGATATGGATTTGTATTTGCGAATAGCGCCGGAGATTGACCTGAAAAAACTTTTGATAGGAGGATATCGCAAGGTCTATGAAATCGGCCGAAGTTTTAGGAATGAAGGAATAGACGTTACTCACAATCCCGAATTTACAACTGTTGAGTGGTACGAAGCATATAGCGACGCGAAAAGGCAAAGAGAATTTTTGGAAAAAGTCCTGAAAACGGTGGTCAAAGGAGTTGTCGGGAAAAACAAGATTGAATTTGACGCGAAAGAAATTGATTTTTCCGGAAAATTTGCCGTTGTTTCGTATTTTGAACTGCTTCAACGTTACGCTTTAATTCCGGAACCCGCGAAGGCGAGCATGGATGATTTAAAACTCAAGGCGACGCAATTGGGAATAAAACCCGAAAAAGGCGATACTGTTGAAAAACTCATGGACAGCATTTATAAAAAGACAGCCAGACCGAAACTGGTACAGCCGACTTTTGTTGTTGATTATCCGGCCAATTACATTCCATTGGCCAAAAAGAAAGAAGGCAGTGATACGTTAGTTGATGCGTTTCAGCTTGTAATAGGTGGATTTGAAGTTACCAAAGCATTTTCTGAACTGAATGATCCGGTAGACCAAAGAGAACGTTTTGCATTACAAGAAAAAAACAAGAAAGAGGGAGACGCCGAAGCTCAAGAGGCGGACGAAGCGTTTCTGGAGGCCTTGGAATACGGAATGCCGCCTGCCGGTGGGGTGGGACTTTCAATTGACAGAATGGCTATGCTTCTTGGTAACGTAAAAAACATTCGTGAAGTGGTTTTCTTTCCAACCATGCGTCCTAAAACATAG